Proteins from a genomic interval of Bacteroidota bacterium:
- a CDS encoding peptidoglycan synthetase translates to MRVHFISIGGAVMHNFAIALHRKGYTVTGSDDEIVEPSKTRLEKLGLLPAEMGWHPEKISEELDAVILGMHARIDNPELLRAQELGLRIYSYPEYIYEQTKDKIRIAVGGSHGKTTITAMILHVLKQCGKDFDYLIGAQVEGFDTMVKLTASATIAVFEGDEYLASPIDRRPKFLLYKPDVALLSGIAWDHINVFPTYASYVEQFKKYIDCIEQIGALVYCETDEEVKKLISKARADIRLYPYSIPKHKIENGSTYLIDEGKEIPLMVYGEHNLMNISGARLVCRQVGISDEIFYKAIASFKGAAKRLELIVKNDSFAFYKDFAHSPSKVKATIEAVKKQFPNRKLIACLELHTFSSLNENFLKEYAGTMDAADEAVVYFNPHTIEHKKLKSITEEQVKISFKPIPNPSPREGSSFSVFTNSKTLFDFLLKQKWENKNLLMMSSGTFDGMDFKTLIPRIDTN, encoded by the coding sequence ATGCGGGTTCACTTTATTTCAATCGGAGGCGCAGTAATGCACAATTTCGCGATTGCTCTTCACAGGAAAGGTTATACGGTCACTGGTTCAGATGATGAAATTGTTGAGCCGTCAAAAACGCGGCTTGAAAAACTTGGCTTGCTTCCTGCAGAAATGGGCTGGCATCCTGAAAAAATTTCCGAAGAGCTGGATGCAGTTATTCTCGGCATGCACGCGCGGATTGATAACCCTGAACTTCTCCGAGCACAGGAACTCGGACTGAGGATTTATTCCTACCCGGAATATATTTACGAGCAGACAAAAGATAAAATCAGAATTGCAGTAGGAGGGAGCCATGGCAAAACCACTATCACTGCCATGATTCTTCACGTGCTGAAGCAATGCGGAAAAGATTTTGATTATCTCATTGGCGCGCAGGTGGAAGGATTTGATACAATGGTAAAACTTACCGCCTCAGCCACTATTGCGGTGTTTGAAGGCGATGAATATCTTGCCTCTCCGATTGACCGCAGACCAAAATTTCTTCTTTACAAACCCGATGTGGCTCTCCTCAGCGGAATTGCATGGGATCACATCAATGTTTTTCCGACTTACGCAAGTTATGTGGAGCAGTTTAAAAAATACATTGACTGCATCGAGCAGATTGGCGCACTGGTTTATTGCGAGACAGATGAAGAAGTAAAAAAACTTATTTCTAAAGCAAGAGCAGATATCAGATTGTATCCCTATTCAATACCGAAACATAAAATTGAAAATGGAAGCACTTATTTAATAGATGAAGGCAAAGAAATTCCGCTGATGGTTTATGGCGAACACAATCTGATGAACATCAGCGGAGCTCGTTTGGTTTGCCGACAAGTCGGAATCAGCGATGAAATTTTTTATAAAGCCATTGCTTCCTTTAAAGGTGCGGCAAAGAGATTGGAATTAATTGTCAAGAATGATTCATTTGCTTTTTACAAGGACTTTGCTCATTCGCCATCGAAAGTAAAAGCAACGATTGAAGCAGTGAAAAAACAATTTCCGAATAGAAAACTTATTGCCTGCCTTGAACTGCACACCTTCAGCAGTCTGAATGAAAATTTTCTGAAAGAGTATGCAGGAACGATGGATGCTGCTGATGAAGCAGTTGTTTATTTCAATCCGCATACGATAGAGCATAAGAAACTAAAGTCCATCACAGAAGAGCAGGTGAAAATATCTTTCAAGCCCATCCCCAACCCTTCCCCAAGGGAAGGGAGTTCATTTTCTGTATTTACAAATTCAAAAACTCTTTTTGACTTTCTGCTGAAGCAGAAATGGGAAAATAAAAATCTGCTCATGATGAGTTCAGGAACTTTTGACGGAATGGATTTCAAGACACTAATTCCACGAATTGACACGAATTAA